Proteins encoded within one genomic window of Bacillus sp. F19:
- a CDS encoding gamma carbonic anhydrase family protein, with amino-acid sequence MIYPYKESFPQISNSAFIANSAVVTGDVIIGDESSIWFHTVIRGDVSPTIIGSRVNIQDQCCLHQSPDAPLIIEDEVTVGHQVILHSSIIRKQSLIGMGSIILDGAEIGEGAFIGAGSLVPQGKKIPPNTLAFGRPAKVVRELNEEDRIDMERIRREYAEKGQYYKKIQEDQE; translated from the coding sequence ATGATATACCCTTATAAAGAAAGCTTTCCGCAAATTTCAAATTCGGCATTCATCGCAAACTCCGCTGTAGTTACCGGTGACGTCATAATAGGTGATGAATCAAGCATTTGGTTTCATACGGTGATAAGAGGCGATGTTTCGCCGACAATTATAGGCAGCAGGGTTAATATACAGGATCAGTGCTGCCTCCATCAAAGCCCTGATGCGCCTCTAATTATTGAAGATGAGGTGACAGTCGGCCATCAGGTTATTTTACATAGTTCGATCATTAGAAAGCAATCATTGATCGGGATGGGTTCCATTATACTCGATGGGGCCGAAATAGGCGAAGGTGCTTTCATTGGGGCCGGCAGCTTAGTCCCTCAGGGAAAAAAGATTCCCCCAAATACACTTGCATTCGGCAGACCTGCAAAAGTAGTCCGCGAATTAAATGAGGAAGATCGAATAGACATGGAACGCATTCGCCGCGAGTATGCTGAAAAAGGTCAATATTATAAAAAGATCCAGGAAGACCAAGAATAA
- a CDS encoding glycosyltransferase family 1 protein → MKIAIFTDTFAPDVNGVARTLKRLTDYLESKGHEYKVFAPESTKESLFSSHIHRFASSSFYLYPECRLAWPNMLQVKSELIRFKPDIIHVATPFNIGLCGLHYAKKLNIPIVGSYHTDFDQYLQFYDLHLFSKLLWKYMLWFHRPLQKIFVPSEETKQQVLNQGFENVHIWSRGVDCQLFHPNYLRKEIIQEYQIKEKFILSYVGRLAPEKDVETLMKISHQLPEHLRSKVHFLIVGDGPSKEEMMKESPDNMTFAGYASGEKLAKIYSGSDLFIFPSPTETFGNVVLESLAAGTPVIGANSGGVKNIIQQGKTGYLCETGSAAEFISAIDTLLQNDALRYQMGMSARAYALSQTWDSIFEGLLNAYSEVLDQREFIRYA, encoded by the coding sequence ATGAAAATTGCGATATTCACAGACACATTTGCACCGGATGTAAATGGTGTTGCGAGAACGTTAAAACGTCTTACCGATTATTTAGAAAGCAAAGGCCATGAATATAAAGTTTTTGCCCCCGAAAGCACAAAAGAATCTCTTTTTTCAAGTCATATTCACAGGTTTGCGAGCTCTTCTTTTTATTTATATCCAGAGTGCAGACTTGCTTGGCCGAACATGCTGCAAGTAAAGTCAGAGCTCATCAGATTTAAGCCTGATATTATTCATGTGGCCACTCCTTTTAACATTGGTCTATGCGGACTGCATTATGCCAAAAAATTAAATATCCCCATAGTCGGTTCTTATCATACTGACTTTGATCAATATTTACAGTTTTATGATCTGCACTTGTTCTCAAAGCTCTTGTGGAAATATATGCTTTGGTTCCACAGGCCTTTACAGAAAATCTTTGTCCCCTCCGAAGAAACCAAACAGCAGGTTCTAAATCAGGGATTTGAAAATGTTCATATCTGGTCAAGAGGCGTAGACTGCCAATTGTTTCATCCCAACTATTTGCGCAAAGAAATCATCCAGGAATATCAAATAAAAGAAAAATTCATTTTATCTTATGTCGGCAGACTTGCCCCGGAAAAAGATGTTGAGACATTAATGAAGATCTCTCATCAGCTACCTGAACACTTAAGAAGCAAAGTGCACTTTTTAATTGTGGGAGACGGACCTTCTAAAGAAGAAATGATGAAAGAATCACCGGATAATATGACCTTTGCAGGCTATGCAAGCGGTGAAAAGCTGGCGAAAATATATTCAGGTTCAGATCTCTTCATATTTCCCTCACCGACTGAAACCTTTGGAAACGTTGTTCTTGAATCACTTGCTGCCGGAACTCCTGTTATAGGGGCAAATTCCGGCGGGGTTAAAAATATTATTCAGCAAGGAAAAACCGGCTATTTATGTGAAACAGGATCGGCTGCCGAGTTTATAAGTGCCATTGACACCCTTTTGCAAAATGATGCCTTGAGGTATCAAATGGGAATGAGTGCCCGTGCTTATGCCCTCAGCCAAACTTGGGACAGCATTTTTGAAGGTTTACTGAATGCCTACAGCGAGGTACTGGATCAGCGTGAATTCATTCGTTATGCATAA
- a CDS encoding phosphatase PAP2 family protein has protein sequence MTKLMENMYDFECRLFRSVNRHFDRKFMNCFFRSITHAGGATFTISICLLLILMTGGETRMAAIASAAALLISHLPVAFVKKRYPRKRPYLALLETKVTANPLEDHSFPSGHTTAIFSVIIPFILILPQTAILLLPLGISIGVSRMYLGLHYPSDVLAGCLLGTTGGMTCFLLINKYFGASLIL, from the coding sequence ATGACCAAACTAATGGAAAACATGTACGATTTCGAATGCAGATTGTTCCGCAGTGTAAACCGTCATTTCGACCGGAAATTTATGAATTGCTTTTTCAGAAGCATTACACATGCAGGCGGAGCTACCTTCACGATTTCAATTTGCCTTCTGCTTATTCTAATGACAGGCGGCGAAACACGCATGGCGGCAATCGCAAGTGCCGCAGCCTTACTCATCAGCCATCTGCCGGTAGCATTTGTCAAAAAACGCTATCCGAGAAAACGCCCTTATCTTGCTTTATTGGAAACAAAGGTTACGGCTAATCCGTTAGAAGATCATTCTTTTCCATCAGGACACACAACAGCCATTTTTTCAGTCATTATTCCATTTATATTAATCCTTCCACAGACAGCCATCCTGCTTCTTCCGCTCGGAATCAGCATTGGGGTGTCTAGAATGTATCTCGGCCTGCACTATCCCTCTGATGTACTGGCGGGATGTTTACTCGGCACTACCGGAGGCATGACTTGTTTTCTTCTTATAAATAAATATTTCGGAGCTTCTCTAATTCTCTAA
- a CDS encoding alpha/beta hydrolase, whose protein sequence is MWKWECEDSNPKGVIVIVHGAAEHHGRYRWLVEMWKCSGYHVIMGDLPGQGTSTRRRGHILSFDEYIIEFNVWVDEARKLGLPLFLLGHSMGGLIVIRAMQEKHQHINGVILSSPCLGLVYKPSKAMELISKPLNIIAPALRVDSGLSVSIATRNKEVRDADENDTLYVTKVSIRWYRELIKAIEQAHINVKKFPDLPLLVMQGGDDKVVDSSAVKTWFNRAALSEKAFKEWKGFYHEIFNEPERDQVFKYAQTFVDAHLES, encoded by the coding sequence ATGTGGAAATGGGAATGTGAAGATTCAAATCCTAAGGGTGTTATTGTGATTGTCCATGGTGCAGCAGAGCATCACGGACGTTACCGCTGGCTCGTTGAAATGTGGAAGTGCTCCGGGTACCATGTCATTATGGGGGATCTGCCGGGGCAGGGTACATCGACAAGAAGACGCGGCCATATCTTATCATTTGATGAGTATATTATCGAATTTAATGTATGGGTGGACGAAGCCCGTAAGCTTGGTCTGCCGCTTTTCCTCTTAGGCCACAGCATGGGCGGCCTGATTGTTATTCGGGCAATGCAGGAAAAGCACCAGCATATTAACGGTGTTATTTTATCTTCTCCATGTCTTGGGCTCGTGTATAAGCCAAGCAAAGCAATGGAGCTGATTTCTAAGCCTTTAAACATCATTGCACCTGCCTTGAGAGTTGATTCCGGCTTATCTGTCAGCATAGCTACAAGAAACAAAGAAGTGAGAGATGCAGATGAGAATGACACACTTTATGTGACAAAAGTGTCGATAAGATGGTATCGTGAATTAATTAAAGCAATTGAGCAGGCGCATATAAACGTGAAGAAGTTTCCTGATTTGCCGCTGCTTGTCATGCAGGGCGGTGATGATAAAGTTGTGGACAGCTCTGCTGTTAAAACTTGGTTCAACCGCGCTGCTCTGTCAGAAAAAGCTTTTAAAGAGTGGAAAGGCTTCTATCATGAAATCTTTAATGAGCCTGAGCGGGATCAAGTATTCAAGTACGCTCAAACGTTTG